The following coding sequences lie in one Synechococcus sp. PCC 7336 genomic window:
- a CDS encoding aminopeptidase P N-terminal domain-containing protein: protein MTITSKTFQQRRQQLSQKLGQGTAIVRSAQMAVMHNDVEYPFRQDSDFYYLTGFNEPEAVAVLAPHHPEHQFVLFVQPKEREKEIWTGYRTGMEGAKERYGADEAFPIAELAEKLPEYIKDADCIYYRPGSDESFNHRIYRFWQAQLRQYPRRGRGPTMLADLSSILHSLRCVKTPAELQLMREAARIATEAHNLAREAAQSGKYEYEIEALIHNHFRQNGAIGPAYPSIVASGANACILHYIDNSRQMQAGDLLLIDAGCCYDYYNSDITRTFPINGKFSPAQKTIYELVLAAQEAAIAEVKPGNTYNQPHDTAVRTITEGLVDLGLLVPEADEDIDQLIEEEKYKAFYMHRTGHWLGIDVHDVGIYKVGEEDWQTFQPGMVLTVEPGIYISPDREVEALAHVGDEWRGIGVRIEDDVLVTESGCEVLSAATPKAVDDLES from the coding sequence ATGACCATTACCTCCAAAACCTTTCAACAGCGCCGCCAGCAATTGAGTCAAAAGCTAGGACAGGGTACTGCGATCGTGCGTAGTGCTCAGATGGCGGTGATGCACAACGATGTCGAGTACCCATTTCGGCAAGATAGCGATTTTTATTATCTCACCGGCTTTAACGAACCGGAAGCAGTGGCGGTGTTGGCTCCCCATCACCCCGAACATCAGTTTGTGTTATTCGTTCAGCCCAAAGAGCGCGAAAAAGAGATTTGGACGGGCTACCGCACGGGGATGGAAGGGGCAAAAGAACGCTATGGTGCGGATGAGGCATTTCCGATCGCCGAACTGGCAGAGAAGCTGCCGGAATACATCAAGGATGCCGATTGCATTTACTATCGTCCCGGTTCTGACGAGTCCTTTAACCACAGAATCTATCGCTTCTGGCAAGCGCAGTTGCGACAATATCCCCGTCGCGGTCGCGGCCCCACGATGCTGGCAGATCTCTCCTCCATCCTGCACTCGCTGCGCTGCGTCAAAACTCCAGCGGAACTACAACTGATGCGGGAGGCGGCTCGGATTGCGACCGAAGCTCACAATTTGGCGCGGGAAGCGGCTCAATCGGGCAAATACGAATATGAAATCGAAGCCCTGATTCACAACCACTTCCGCCAAAACGGGGCGATCGGACCAGCCTATCCCTCGATCGTGGCCTCGGGCGCGAACGCCTGCATCCTGCACTACATTGACAACTCCCGCCAGATGCAAGCTGGCGATCTGCTGCTGATCGATGCAGGCTGTTGCTACGACTACTACAACAGCGACATCACCCGCACGTTTCCCATTAATGGCAAGTTTTCTCCCGCCCAAAAGACGATTTACGAGTTGGTGCTGGCGGCACAGGAAGCGGCGATCGCCGAAGTGAAACCGGGCAACACCTACAACCAACCCCACGACACCGCCGTTCGCACGATTACTGAGGGGTTGGTCGATCTGGGGCTGCTGGTGCCCGAAGCGGACGAAGATATTGACCAGTTAATTGAAGAGGAAAAATACAAAGCCTTTTACATGCACCGTACCGGCCATTGGCTGGGCATCGACGTTCACGATGTGGGCATCTATAAGGTAGGCGAGGAAGATTGGCAAACTTTCCAGCCAGGAATGGTGCTGACGGTGGAGCCGGGGATTTATATCTCTCCCGATCGCGAGGTGGAAGCGTTGGCCCATGTGGGAGATGAATGGCGCGGTATTGGGGTTCGCATTGAAGATGATGTTTTGGTAACTGAGTCTGGCTGCGAAGTGCTGAGTGCGGCTACCCCCAAAGCGGTTGACGATTTGGAATCGTGA
- a CDS encoding CCA tRNA nucleotidyltransferase — protein sequence MSVSSLSIALPFPLQLLPEPAYLVGGAVRDWLLGRMLGPVRDVDLVLERGAVECASDLARHLDGGFVVLDAKRHIARIVLDDATIDIAQQAGPTVEVDLQRRDFTCNAVAYELHSDRWIDPLDGRRDIRDRCLRVVHPENLTADPLRLLRGYRQAAQLGFMLANSTRKAAIERRHLLAKMAAERVRAELGYMLELGPTGIEWLQAAWQDGLLQDWLPELQPSSFAMAGNAVLASAWLCEHHPANYASLNRPLCDRRTGLATVLFAVLLLHVPSDSLDGVLRRLKYSRIEQQWAHKISLHVPQLLQLLRAEPSRVQLYQFYEAVADCFPAVALATLAAGGDRDRLRPIILRYEDPADSLAHQQLLVGGRELIRDLNLKSGPLVGRLLEAIELAQAAGAIATAEEAIAFARDWLDGDRGGSDSR from the coding sequence GTGTCTGTTTCATCGCTATCCATTGCACTGCCATTTCCACTCCAGTTACTGCCCGAGCCCGCTTATTTAGTGGGGGGGGCAGTGCGCGATTGGTTGTTGGGGCGAATGCTGGGGCCGGTGCGGGATGTCGATCTGGTGTTGGAGCGAGGGGCTGTGGAATGTGCATCCGATCTGGCTCGCCACCTCGACGGCGGCTTTGTGGTCCTAGATGCCAAGCGACACATTGCTCGGATTGTGTTGGACGATGCCACGATTGACATTGCTCAACAGGCTGGACCGACTGTCGAGGTCGATCTGCAGCGACGAGATTTCACTTGCAATGCAGTGGCTTACGAGCTGCATAGCGATCGCTGGATCGATCCGCTCGATGGCCGTCGCGACATTCGCGATCGCTGTCTGAGGGTGGTGCATCCCGAGAATTTGACTGCCGATCCGCTCAGACTGTTGCGCGGCTATCGTCAGGCTGCCCAATTGGGGTTTATGCTGGCGAACTCTACTCGCAAAGCCGCGATCGAGCGCCGTCACTTGCTCGCCAAGATGGCTGCGGAACGGGTGAGGGCAGAGCTAGGGTACATGCTCGAACTGGGGCCAACCGGAATCGAGTGGTTGCAAGCGGCTTGGCAAGACGGGCTGTTGCAAGATTGGTTGCCCGAGCTACAGCCTTCCTCTTTTGCAATGGCTGGGAACGCGGTCCTGGCTAGCGCTTGGCTGTGCGAGCACCATCCCGCCAACTACGCCAGCTTGAACCGTCCCCTATGCGATCGCCGCACCGGTCTAGCCACCGTTCTATTTGCCGTTTTGCTGCTGCACGTCCCCTCCGACTCACTGGATGGGGTGCTGCGCCGTCTCAAGTACAGCCGCATCGAACAGCAGTGGGCGCACAAAATTTCACTGCACGTTCCCCAACTGTTGCAGTTGCTCCGAGCGGAGCCCAGCCGCGTCCAGCTCTATCAGTTTTACGAGGCTGTGGCCGATTGCTTTCCTGCTGTTGCTCTAGCAACACTGGCGGCGGGGGGCGATCGCGATCGCCTGCGGCCTATCATTCTGCGGTACGAAGATCCTGCCGATTCACTGGCCCACCAGCAGCTGTTGGTGGGCGGTCGCGAGCTTATCCGAGACCTCAATCTCAAATCTGGTCCGCTTGTAGGTCGGCTGTTGGAGGCGATCGAGTTGGCTCAGGCTGCAGGGGCGATCGCGACAGCAGAGGAGGCGATCGCTTTTGCCCGCGATTGGCTCGATGGCGATCGGGGGGGCTCGGATAGTCGATAA
- the trmD gene encoding tRNA (guanosine(37)-N1)-methyltransferase TrmD, which produces MRIDIVTLFPDFFTSPLQASLLGKAIAAGIATVNCINPREFATDKHRRVDDECYGGGVGMLLKPEPLFAAVESLPHLPPREVILLTPQGEPLRQPLLQEFARLEQVVLLCGHYEGVDERVRQHLASREVSLGDFVLTCGEIPALALVNGIVRLLPGTVGKADSLKSESFERGLLDYPQYTRPVEFRGWEVPPLLRSGNHGAIARWRRQQQLLRTWQRRPDLLESVTLLEEERKYLQYLQTLPRQALQESGDVQSSDVDVARHRIGGDR; this is translated from the coding sequence GTGCGTATCGACATCGTTACTCTATTTCCCGACTTTTTCACCTCGCCATTGCAGGCCAGTTTGTTGGGAAAGGCGATCGCCGCTGGCATTGCCACCGTTAACTGCATCAATCCGCGAGAGTTTGCCACTGACAAACACCGCCGCGTCGATGACGAGTGTTATGGCGGTGGTGTCGGCATGTTGCTCAAACCGGAACCCCTGTTTGCAGCGGTAGAATCGCTGCCCCATCTACCTCCGCGCGAGGTCATTCTCCTGACTCCTCAGGGGGAACCGCTGCGTCAACCGCTACTGCAGGAATTTGCTCGGTTAGAGCAGGTGGTGTTGCTGTGCGGCCACTACGAGGGGGTGGACGAGCGAGTGCGGCAACATTTGGCCAGCCGCGAGGTCTCACTGGGGGATTTTGTCCTCACCTGCGGAGAAATTCCTGCACTGGCTTTGGTCAACGGGATCGTGCGGCTATTGCCGGGAACAGTGGGCAAAGCGGATTCGCTCAAATCCGAAAGTTTCGAGCGGGGGTTGTTAGACTACCCGCAGTACACCCGACCGGTGGAGTTTCGCGGCTGGGAGGTGCCCCCCCTGTTGCGATCGGGCAATCACGGCGCGATCGCTCGCTGGCGTCGGCAGCAGCAGTTGCTGCGAACCTGGCAGCGCCGTCCCGATCTGCTAGAAAGCGTTACATTACTAGAAGAAGAGCGAAAATATTTACAATATCTACAAACGTTACCCCGACAAGCGCTGCAGGAGAGTGGAGATGTTCAGTCGTCTGATGTGGATGTGGCCCGTCACCGTATTGGTGGCGATCGCTAG
- the infA gene encoding translation initiation factor IF-1, producing MGKQDVIEMEGVVTESLPNAMFRVDLDNNVNVLAHISGKIRRNYIKILPGDRVKVELTPYDLTKGRITYRLRKK from the coding sequence TTGGGCAAGCAAGATGTGATTGAAATGGAAGGGGTGGTGACAGAATCTCTACCCAATGCCATGTTTCGGGTAGATTTAGATAACAATGTAAATGTCCTAGCCCATATTTCTGGCAAGATTCGCAGAAACTACATCAAAATCCTACCGGGCGATCGCGTCAAGGTAGAGTTAACTCCCTATGACTTGACGAAGGGACGCATTACCTATCGCCTGCGCAAGAAGTAG
- the map gene encoding type I methionyl aminopeptidase — translation MPSPRDLASMRCAGHVVATILAELETKLQPGWTTADIDAYAERRVYELGARPAFKGYRGFPASTCTCINHEVVHGIPSPRRVIRGGDLVKVDFGAIVQGWYGDSCLTIGIEPLSQQARDVMRVAEQALAAGLSVVRAGAYLQAISGQIQDCIETQGYSVVRGYVGHGIGRSLHEPPQVPNFRTSQLPNPVLQAGMALAIEPIANAGSHETRVLGDRWTVVTTDGALSAQFEHTVLVTADGCEILTDRAGLP, via the coding sequence GTGCCATCGCCTCGAGACCTAGCCTCTATGCGTTGCGCCGGCCACGTTGTGGCAACGATTCTGGCCGAACTAGAAACCAAGCTTCAGCCCGGATGGACGACGGCAGACATCGATGCCTATGCCGAACGGCGGGTGTACGAGTTGGGGGCCAGACCAGCGTTTAAGGGCTATCGCGGTTTTCCCGCCAGTACCTGCACCTGCATCAACCACGAGGTCGTTCACGGTATTCCTAGCCCGAGGCGGGTGATTCGGGGGGGCGATTTGGTTAAGGTGGATTTTGGCGCGATCGTGCAGGGCTGGTATGGAGATTCCTGCCTCACGATTGGGATAGAGCCTTTGTCGCAGCAGGCGCGGGACGTGATGCGGGTAGCAGAGCAAGCGCTAGCGGCGGGGCTGTCGGTAGTGCGAGCGGGAGCCTATCTGCAAGCCATTTCGGGTCAAATTCAAGATTGCATTGAGACCCAAGGATATTCAGTGGTGCGGGGTTATGTGGGGCACGGTATCGGGCGCAGCTTGCACGAACCGCCACAGGTGCCCAACTTTCGCACGAGCCAGTTACCCAATCCAGTTTTGCAGGCAGGGATGGCACTGGCGATCGAGCCGATCGCCAATGCGGGCAGTCACGAAACCCGCGTTTTAGGCGATCGCTGGACGGTGGTTACCACTGACGGCGCTCTGTCGGCACAGTTCGAACATACGGTATTAGTCACGGCGGATGGGTGTGAAATTCTAACCGATCGGGCGGGGCTGCCGTGA
- a CDS encoding adenylate kinase — MVRVILVGPPGSGKGTQGELLQAAFGIPKISTGDILRAAVRDETPLGLEAKHYMESGNLVPDSVVIGLIEERLQSEAASDGWILDGFPRTIPQAEALDALLAKLNISYDCVICLDAPDEEIVQRMLARGRDDDKEEVIRERLKVYRDKTAPLIEFYDRKGSLQAVNGNRPPEVVSAALKELLQFEQPVS; from the coding sequence ATGGTCCGTGTGATTTTAGTTGGTCCCCCCGGTTCGGGGAAAGGCACCCAGGGAGAGTTGCTCCAAGCTGCGTTCGGTATTCCTAAAATTTCGACTGGCGATATTTTACGAGCTGCCGTGCGGGACGAGACGCCGCTGGGGCTGGAGGCCAAACACTATATGGAGAGTGGCAATCTAGTGCCCGACTCAGTCGTAATTGGATTGATTGAGGAGCGGCTGCAGTCCGAAGCTGCTAGCGATGGTTGGATTTTAGATGGCTTTCCCCGCACAATTCCTCAAGCGGAGGCTCTCGATGCCCTGCTCGCCAAGCTGAACATTTCGTATGACTGCGTCATTTGTTTGGATGCGCCGGATGAGGAAATTGTCCAGCGCATGTTGGCGCGCGGCCGCGACGATGACAAGGAAGAGGTCATTCGCGAGCGACTGAAGGTCTATCGCGACAAAACGGCTCCTCTGATCGAGTTTTACGATCGCAAAGGCAGCCTGCAGGCGGTCAACGGCAATCGCCCGCCAGAAGTCGTCTCTGCAGCCCTCAAAGAGCTGCTACAGTTCGAGCAGCCGGTGAGCTGA